A stretch of the Vigna radiata var. radiata cultivar VC1973A chromosome 9, Vradiata_ver6, whole genome shotgun sequence genome encodes the following:
- the LOC106773885 gene encoding uncharacterized protein LOC106773885: protein MANWSPENAKKAYLQALKMAKRDKEPDVVEFISALAAGNNAQLMVVAGAGVAGSATLALAAAAHQTGGRVICVCCDQIETKPLRKDLGVYADRVEFVVGDVRRLLVGDYKGADFVLVDCDMSNAREAFLAAFKGASRDGAVVVGYNVKHRASRWRQLRASFLPIGEGLLVAKIDPNLKGNNNQRVVRRRSRWIVQVDNCTGEEHIFRVTSPHKKVQIEV, encoded by the exons ATGGCTAATTGGTCCCCTGAAAATGCCAAAAAAGCTTATCTACAAGCACTCAAAATG GCCAAAAGAGACAAAGAACCTGATGTAGTAGAGTTCATATCTGCTCTTGCAGCAGGAAACAATGCACAACTCATGGTGGTGGCCGGTGCCGGTGTGGCCGGTTCAGCCACCCTTGCTCTGGCTGCAGCGGCTCATCAAACTGGTGGCCGTGTGATATGTGTATGTTGTGACCAAATAGAGACAAAACCATTGAGAAAAGATCTAGGAGTTTATGCAGATCGTGTTGAGTTTGTTGTAGGAGATGTGAGAAGGCTTCTGGTAGGAGATTACAAAGGAGCTGATTTTGTGCTTGTGGATTGTGACATGAGTAATGCAAGGGAAGCTTTTCTAGCAGCATTTAAAGGTGCCAGCAGAGATGGTGCAGTTGTGGTAGGATACAATGTTAAGCACAGAGCTTCGAGATGGAGACAACTAAGAGCATCGTTTTTACCCATTGGAGAAGGGTTGTTAGTGGCCAAAATAGATCCAAATTTGAAGGGTAATAATAATCAAAGGGTTGTCCGAAGGAGGAGTCGTTGGATTGTTCAAGTGGATAACTGCACTGGAGAGGAACATATTTTTAGGGTCACCTCTCCTCATAAGAAAGTGCAGATTGAAGTCTAA
- the LOC106773453 gene encoding LOW QUALITY PROTEIN: pentatricopeptide repeat-containing protein At1g12300, mitochondrial-like (The sequence of the model RefSeq protein was modified relative to this genomic sequence to represent the inferred CDS: deleted 1 base in 1 codon; substituted 1 base at 1 genomic stop codon) has product MSLSRSVRVSLLPFIAKFPSFLPMHNSLFCSHFHSQTSLHDEAVSQFNRLLHQRHVPSIFEFGKILGFLVRLKRYPTAISLIEQMELKGIHNDLANLNLLINCFCHLDKLAFAFSVFSKILKRGYHPDVITLNTLMRGLCDKGEVKEALNLHDKVIALGFRLDQQTYGTLINGLTKIGETEAAIELLRTIPSRSTVMYTIVIDSLLKEKRPQDAYDLYCEMVIKEISPNVITYSTLIYGFCLVGQVEIAFGFLNEMLSNSIRPNVYTYNIMIDALGKEKKLREAKNVLGVMVKAYVKPDVVSFNTLMDGYNVVNKVKNAKQVFSAMTHMGVSPNVRTYNIMINGLIRNERVDEAINLFQEMHNTNIIPDGVTYSILIDGLXISHAWDLFHEMHDRNQPANIITYSSLIHGLCKNHHLDKAIELSRKMRENGVQPDMYTATILIDGMCREGRLKTAQEIFQDLLNKGHSPDIPTYNVMINGLCKKGLLDEALTLWFKMEDRGCLSNVRTFEIIISALFKKDETEKAEKFLHEMISRDLLK; this is encoded by the exons ATGTCGCTTTCAAGAAGTGTCAGggtttctcttcttcctttcattgccaagtttccttcttttcttccaatGCACAATTCCCTCTTTTGCTCTCACTTTCACTCTCAAACTTCCTTACACGACGAAGCCGTCTCACAATTCAATCGCTTGCTTCATCAGCGTCATGTTCCTTCCATCTTCGAATTTGGAAAGATTTTGGGATTTCTTGTGAGGTTGAAGCGGTACCCTACTGCTATTTCTCTCATTGAGCAAATGGAGCTCAAGGGAATTCACAATGACCTTGCTAATCTCAACCTTCTCATCAATTGTTTCTGTCACTTGGACAAATTGGCTTTCGCTTTTTCTGTATTTTCCAAGATTCTCAAACGGGGTTATCATCCAGATGTCATAACCTTAAATACCCTCATGAGAGGTCTCTGTGACAAGGGTGAGGTCAAGGAAGCCCTCAACCTTCACGACAAAGTAATAGCACTAGGATTTCGGCTCGACCAACAAACTTATGGAACTCTAATCAATGGATTGACCAAAATAGGAGAAACTGAAGCCGCGATCGAATTGCTCAGAACAATTCCAAGTCGATCAACGGTAATGTACACCATAGTTATTGACTCCCTGTTAAAAGAGAAACGTCCACAAGATGCTTATGATTTGTATTGTGAGATGGTTATTAAGGAAATTTCTCCTAATGTTATTACTTATAGTACACTAATTTATGGCTTTTGCTTGGTGGGACAAGTAGAGATAGCATTTGGTTTCCTAAATGAAATGCTATCAAATAGCATCCGCCCAAATGTTTATACCTATAATATAATGATTGATGCATTAGGTAAGGAAAAAAAGCTAAGAGAAGCCAAGAATGTGTTAGGTGTGATGGTGAAAGCTTATGTGAAACCTGATGTTGTTAGCTTTAATACTCTAATGGATGGGTATAACGTAGTTAATAAAGTGAAGAATGCAAAACAAGTATTCAGTGCAATGACCCACATGGGAGTGAGTCCTAATGTTAGGACCTACAATATCATGATAAATGGACTCATAAGGAATGAAAGGGTGGATGAGGCCATAAATCTCTTTCAGGAAATGCACAACACTAATATCATTCCTGATGGAGTGACTTACAGCATTCTTATTGATGGTTTAT GAATCTCTCATGCTTGGGATCTTTTTCATGAGATGCATGATAGAAATCAACCAGCAAACATAATCACTTATAGTTCCTTGATTCATGGTTTATGTAAAAATCATCATCTAGACAAGGCAATTGAATTATCaaggaaaatgagagaaaatggAGTTCAACCCGACATGTACACTGCAACAATACTTATTGATGGCATGTGTAGAGAGGGGAGACTTAAAACTGCACAAGAGATTTTTCAAGATCTATTGAATAAAGGTCACAGTCCTGACATCCCTACTTATAATGTTATGATCAATGGTCTTTGTAAGAAAGGTTTGCTTGATGAGGCATTGACCTTGTGGTTCAAAATGGAAGACCGTGGTTGTTTATCTAATGTTAGAACTTTTGAAATAATCATCTCTGCTCTCTTTAAGAAG